The candidate division WOR-3 bacterium genome has a window encoding:
- a CDS encoding Fe-S-containing hydro-lyase, protein MGEIKSVRTPLTDEVVKSLRAGDAVEITGLIYTARDLAHKRLTESLQKGENLPFNIMGAVIYYVGPSPAKPGRVIGSCGPTTSYRMDVYTPSLLAAGLKGMIGKGNRSPEVIEALKRYCGVYFAAVGGAAALLAQRVRAARVVAYDDLGPEALQELEVENFPVIVVNDCYGADLYKEGVRRYKREG, encoded by the coding sequence ATGGGTGAGATAAAGAGCGTCAGGACCCCTTTGACCGATGAGGTGGTAAAGAGCCTGCGTGCTGGTGATGCGGTTGAGATTACCGGTTTAATTTATACCGCCAGGGACCTGGCACACAAAAGGTTGACCGAGAGCCTGCAAAAAGGGGAAAACCTTCCTTTTAATATAATGGGTGCGGTTATTTACTATGTGGGACCAAGCCCGGCAAAGCCGGGAAGGGTTATTGGTTCGTGCGGACCAACAACATCATACCGGATGGATGTTTATACCCCGAGTTTGCTTGCGGCTGGTCTGAAAGGGATGATTGGCAAGGGCAACAGAAGTCCAGAGGTGATTGAGGCATTAAAGAGATATTGTGGGGTATATTTTGCCGCGGTTGGTGGTGCGGCAGCGCTCCTTGCCCAGAGGGTGCGTGCGGCAAGGGTGGTGGCATATGATGATTTGGGTCCAGAGGCTTTGCAGGAACTTGAGGTTGAGAACTTCCCGGTGATTGTTGTCAATGACTGTTATGGTGCTGACCTTTACAAAGAGGGTGTGAGAAGATATAAAAGGGAGGGCTGA
- the rpmA gene encoding 50S ribosomal protein L27, with product MAHKKGGGTAKNGRNSPGQRLGVKAFASERVRTGAIIVRQRGTRFLPGRNVARASDDSLYALVDGVVRFEWASRDKKRVSVVPITE from the coding sequence ATGGCACATAAAAAAGGTGGCGGCACAGCCAAGAACGGTCGCAACAGCCCGGGTCAGCGTTTGGGTGTCAAGGCTTTTGCGAGCGAGCGGGTGCGGACCGGCGCAATCATTGTCAGGCAGCGGGGGACCCGTTTTCTGCCGGGCAGGAATGTTGCCCGGGCAAGCGATGACAGCCTCTATGCCTTAGTTGACGGTGTGGTGCGGTTTGAGTGGGCTTCAAGGGATAAGAAACGGGTTTCGGTAGTCCCAATCACCGAGTAA
- the rtcA gene encoding RNA 3'-terminal phosphate cyclase → MIEIDGSFGSGGGQILRTSLALSVILRAPIRIKNIRARRPKPGLMPQHLAGVRAAAKLSRAKVEGDFLGSTELVFEPAGVFCQDLTVDVAGERGSAGAVTLVAQTLLPIMLFSDKPCQAVLRGGTHVPFSPVYEYLERVLLPFLERLGFKAEAKLNAYGFYPVGGGEVVVKTEPVKKENLKGLDVKDKGGLKGLRIVSGVANLPVEIAQRQAARLKQSLGKEPENVEVFEVKARCPGTYLFLEAVYQGAVAGFSSLGKKGKRAEQVADEVYELFERHQEAPGALDPNLSDQIVPFLGLSKQDFHFTTTRVSDHLLTNIEVVKRFIPELNIELKVKDDGFGEVRGRW, encoded by the coding sequence ATGATTGAGATTGACGGCTCGTTTGGCTCGGGTGGCGGTCAGATCCTGCGCACCAGCCTTGCCCTGAGTGTGATTCTAAGAGCGCCAATCCGTATCAAAAATATCAGGGCAAGGAGACCAAAGCCGGGTCTTATGCCCCAGCACCTTGCCGGTGTCAGGGCAGCGGCAAAACTTTCCCGGGCAAAGGTGGAGGGGGATTTTTTGGGTTCAACCGAACTGGTGTTTGAGCCGGCGGGTGTTTTTTGTCAGGATTTGACCGTTGATGTTGCGGGCGAAAGGGGAAGCGCAGGTGCGGTAACTCTGGTTGCCCAGACTCTTTTGCCGATAATGCTTTTCAGTGATAAGCCCTGTCAGGCGGTTTTGCGGGGTGGAACCCATGTGCCTTTCAGTCCGGTTTATGAGTATCTCGAAAGGGTTTTACTGCCATTTTTGGAGAGGTTGGGTTTTAAGGCAGAGGCGAAGCTTAACGCCTATGGTTTTTATCCGGTTGGTGGAGGTGAGGTTGTTGTCAAGACCGAGCCGGTTAAAAAAGAAAATTTAAAAGGTCTTGATGTTAAAGATAAGGGCGGGTTAAAGGGTTTGCGAATCGTCTCGGGCGTGGCAAATCTGCCGGTTGAGATTGCCCAGCGCCAGGCAGCGAGGCTGAAACAGAGCTTGGGCAAAGAGCCAGAAAATGTTGAAGTTTTTGAGGTCAAGGCAAGATGCCCGGGAACATACCTTTTCCTGGAGGCGGTTTATCAAGGGGCTGTTGCCGGGTTTTCCTCTCTGGGCAAAAAGGGGAAAAGGGCAGAACAGGTTGCGGATGAGGTTTACGAACTTTTTGAGAGGCATCAAGAGGCTCCTGGTGCGCTTGACCCCAATCTCAGTGACCAGATTGTCCCTTTTTTAGGCTTGAGCAAGCAGGATTTCCATTTCACCACCACCCGTGTCAGCGACCATCTTTTGACCAATATTGAGGTTGTAAAGAGATTTATCCCGGAACTGAATATTGAACTGAAGGTTAAGGATGACGGTTTTGGTGAAGTCCGGGGCAGGTGGTAA
- a CDS encoding FAD-dependent oxidoreductase encodes MYPESMQESIRRLEATREERIKQGKIPLLDAEAKKALLKSFHPDYIETSMRALAVGPNKGERTPHEIADCLEAWPIVDPKRFDPDNPKFTVDVLVIGGGGAGVAAALMAQEHGASVILTTKLRLGDANTMMAQGGIQAADKENDSPERHYLDVLGGGHFKNIPELARALVTDAPGVIAWLEELGVMFDKTQDGTMITIHGGGTSRKRMHACRDYTGAEIMRTLRDEFKSRGIPALEFCAAVELLTDDEGACAGAAFVNLDTNELFTIRAKTTILATGGCGRLHIQGFPCTNHYGATADGLVLAYRAGAKLIFMDTIQYHPTGVAYPEQIVGQLITEKVRGLGAHLVNAFGNRFIYELESRDITASAIIRECTERKNGVVTPTGRVGVWLDTPLIELLKGEGAVKKNLPAMYHQFARFGIYMDKEPILTYPTQHYQNGGILINEVGETGVKNLYAAGEVAGGIHGRNRLMGNSLLDILVFGRRAGRSAAEKAQMLSVDKGAGFKHLIKFQAELRAAKVPKERRSPILLPEYRRPELQTPFAFVNR; translated from the coding sequence ATGTATCCAGAGTCAATGCAGGAGTCCATCAGGCGGCTTGAGGCAACCAGAGAGGAGCGCATCAAGCAGGGTAAGATTCCTTTACTTGATGCCGAGGCGAAGAAGGCGTTACTAAAGTCTTTCCATCCGGATTACATTGAGACCAGTATGCGTGCACTTGCAGTGGGTCCGAACAAGGGTGAGCGGACACCGCACGAGATTGCCGATTGCCTTGAAGCCTGGCCCATCGTTGACCCGAAAAGGTTTGACCCTGACAACCCAAAGTTCACGGTTGATGTCCTCGTGATTGGCGGTGGTGGTGCGGGCGTGGCGGCGGCGCTGATGGCACAGGAGCACGGGGCAAGTGTTATCTTGACAACTAAACTCCGCTTGGGTGATGCCAATACGATGATGGCGCAGGGCGGGATTCAGGCGGCAGATAAGGAGAACGACTCGCCCGAGAGGCACTACCTCGATGTCTTAGGTGGGGGGCACTTTAAGAACATTCCGGAACTGGCAAGGGCGCTGGTTACCGATGCGCCCGGCGTCATCGCCTGGTTGGAGGAGTTGGGGGTGATGTTTGACAAGACCCAGGACGGGACGATGATTACGATTCACGGCGGTGGCACATCCAGGAAGAGGATGCACGCCTGCCGGGACTACACCGGTGCGGAGATTATGCGCACCCTGCGGGATGAGTTCAAGAGCCGGGGGATTCCGGCACTGGAGTTCTGTGCGGCGGTGGAACTTTTGACCGATGATGAGGGCGCCTGTGCCGGTGCGGCATTTGTCAACCTTGACACAAATGAACTGTTCACCATTCGGGCAAAGACCACCATCCTGGCCACCGGTGGCTGCGGCAGGTTGCACATCCAGGGTTTTCCCTGCACCAACCACTACGGCGCCACCGCGGATGGACTGGTCCTGGCATACCGGGCAGGGGCAAAACTAATCTTTATGGACACGATTCAGTATCATCCGACCGGTGTTGCCTATCCCGAGCAGATTGTTGGGCAGTTGATTACTGAGAAGGTGCGGGGTCTGGGTGCGCACCTGGTCAACGCTTTTGGGAACCGGTTCATCTATGAACTTGAGAGCCGGGACATCACCGCCTCGGCAATCATCCGCGAATGCACCGAGAGGAAAAACGGGGTTGTGACGCCAACGGGCAGGGTAGGCGTCTGGCTGGACACCCCTTTGATTGAACTGCTCAAGGGTGAAGGTGCGGTGAAGAAAAACCTGCCGGCGATGTATCACCAGTTTGCCCGGTTCGGCATCTATATGGACAAGGAGCCAATTCTGACCTATCCCACCCAGCACTATCAGAATGGCGGGATTTTGATTAATGAGGTGGGCGAGACCGGTGTGAAAAACCTTTATGCGGCGGGCGAGGTTGCCGGTGGGATTCACGGGCGCAACCGGCTGATGGGCAACTCCCTTCTTGATATCTTAGTTTTTGGCAGGAGGGCAGGCAGGTCTGCTGCGGAAAAGGCGCAGATGTTATCCGTTGATAAAGGGGCGGGATTTAAACATCTGATTAAGTTTCAGGCAGAGTTGAGGGCGGCAAAGGTGCCAAAGGAAAGGCGCTCACCAATACTTTTGCCTGAATACCGCCGACCAGAACTGCAGACGCCCTTTGCCTTTGTCAATCGGTAG
- a CDS encoding DUF72 domain-containing protein, with product MRVFVGTSGWFYPWNPSRSLDWYCDNSGLNAVELNASFYRFPFPNQVKSWAKKGKGLVWAVKVSRLVTHIHRLNKDGFEVWERFYELFQPLDKNIDFYLFQLHPQMAADDRDRVAEFVQRCGLKERFALECRNESWFNEKTVEWAKGLGITLVSVDAPKFFKDIYNTSGLVYLRMHGRTSWYQHNYTARELKEVVGKIRAAKPEGVYVFFNNDQDMLSNAQKMLELLQK from the coding sequence ATGCGGGTGTTTGTGGGCACATCGGGCTGGTTTTACCCCTGGAATCCGTCTCGCAGCCTGGACTGGTATTGTGACAATTCCGGTCTGAATGCGGTGGAGTTGAACGCATCGTTTTACCGGTTTCCCTTTCCCAATCAGGTGAAGTCCTGGGCGAAAAAGGGTAAGGGTCTTGTCTGGGCGGTAAAGGTCTCAAGGCTGGTAACCCATATCCACCGGTTAAACAAAGATGGTTTTGAGGTGTGGGAGCGTTTCTACGAACTTTTTCAGCCACTTGACAAAAATATTGATTTTTATCTTTTTCAGTTGCATCCCCAGATGGCGGCAGATGACAGGGATAGGGTGGCTGAGTTTGTCCAAAGGTGCGGTCTTAAGGAGCGGTTTGCTCTTGAGTGCCGGAACGAGTCCTGGTTTAATGAAAAGACAGTAGAGTGGGCAAAGGGGCTGGGGATAACTTTGGTTTCAGTTGATGCGCCCAAGTTTTTTAAGGACATTTACAACACCTCAGGTCTGGTCTATCTGCGGATGCATGGCCGGACCTCCTGGTATCAGCATAACTACACCGCCAGGGAGTTAAAGGAGGTTGTCGGGAAAATCAGGGCGGCAAAGCCAGAAGGGGTCTATGTCTTTTTCAACAATGACCAGGATATGCTCAGTAACGCCCAAAAGATGCTTGAACTTTTGCAGAAGTAG
- a CDS encoding fumarate hydratase, with protein sequence MRTIPFEKIRDTVARLCVEANCILGDDVISAFKKGLEMEESPTGKEILRQLLENQEIARKEMMPICQDTGWAVVWVEIGSGVRVEGGELYDAIQEGVAKGYTEGYLRKSIVSDPLRRKNTGNNTPAIIYTDIVPGDKLKIVVQPKGGGSENMSEVRMLSAADGAFGIKRFVIDRVERSQANPCPPVIVGVGIGGTFEKCAMLAKKALLREIGSTHPDPFYAEMEKELLDEINKLGIGPQGLGGRVTALAVFIEAFPCHIATMPCAVNINCHAQRHKTAIL encoded by the coding sequence ATGAGGACAATACCGTTTGAGAAAATTCGGGATACGGTGGCGCGGTTGTGCGTTGAGGCGAACTGCATCCTTGGTGATGATGTGATTTCTGCTTTTAAAAAGGGGCTGGAGATGGAGGAGTCGCCCACCGGCAAGGAGATTTTAAGGCAACTTTTGGAGAATCAGGAGATTGCCCGCAAGGAGATGATGCCCATCTGCCAGGATACCGGCTGGGCGGTTGTCTGGGTTGAGATTGGTTCAGGTGTCAGGGTTGAGGGTGGTGAGCTTTACGATGCGATTCAGGAGGGGGTGGCAAAGGGCTATACCGAGGGTTATCTCCGCAAGTCAATTGTCTCTGATCCGTTAAGAAGAAAAAACACCGGCAACAACACGCCGGCAATCATCTATACCGATATTGTTCCCGGTGATAAACTGAAGATTGTTGTTCAGCCCAAGGGTGGTGGCAGTGAGAATATGAGCGAGGTAAGGATGCTTTCGGCTGCGGATGGTGCTTTTGGCATCAAGCGGTTTGTGATTGACCGGGTTGAGCGGTCACAGGCAAACCCCTGCCCACCGGTCATTGTTGGTGTCGGGATTGGTGGCACATTTGAGAAATGCGCAATGCTTGCCAAAAAGGCGCTCCTCAGGGAGATTGGTTCAACCCATCCTGACCCTTTCTATGCCGAGATGGAAAAGGAACTCCTGGATGAGATTAATAAACTGGGGATAGGACCTCAGGGGCTTGGTGGCAGGGTTACCGCATTGGCGGTTTTCATTGAGGCTTTTCCCTGCCATATTGCGACGATGCCCTGTGCGGTGAATATCAACTGCCATGCCCAGAGGCACAAAACCGCAATTCTGTAA
- a CDS encoding MBL fold metallo-hydrolase, which yields MKIKWLGHSAFLITADAGTKIITDPYVPGAYDNAVGYKRISEKADVVTVSHEHPDHCGSANLPGSPQVLKGTGPWTVAGIKISGIDTFHDKSGGRERGRNTVFVYEVDNLRIVHLGDLGHIPDEATLKAMGRVDVLLIPVGGVFTIDAQEAAKLVSLLKPKVVIPMHYKTPSLSFQIEGVDGFLRVAPNSKRIGKSEVEISLASLPDATETWVLEPAL from the coding sequence ATGAAGATTAAGTGGCTTGGGCATTCCGCATTCCTCATCACCGCGGATGCGGGCACGAAGATTATCACCGACCCTTATGTTCCCGGCGCTTATGACAATGCGGTGGGGTATAAGAGAATCAGCGAAAAGGCGGATGTGGTGACGGTGAGTCATGAGCATCCTGACCACTGCGGCAGCGCCAATCTGCCCGGTAGCCCGCAGGTGCTCAAAGGCACTGGACCCTGGACAGTCGCCGGGATAAAAATCTCAGGTATTGACACATTTCATGACAAGAGCGGTGGCAGGGAAAGGGGCAGAAATACCGTTTTTGTTTATGAGGTTGACAATTTGCGGATAGTGCATTTGGGTGACTTAGGGCATATTCCGGATGAGGCAACCTTGAAGGCGATGGGCAGGGTTGATGTTTTGCTTATCCCGGTGGGAGGTGTTTTCACGATTGATGCGCAGGAGGCGGCGAAACTCGTCTCTTTGCTCAAGCCGAAGGTGGTGATTCCGATGCACTACAAGACCCCATCATTAAGCTTTCAGATTGAGGGTGTGGATGGGTTTTTGCGAGTTGCGCCCAATTCCAAACGCATCGGTAAGTCTGAGGTTGAAATCTCGCTTGCCAGTTTACCGGATGCGACCGAGACCTGGGTTTTAGAACCGGCGCTGTGA
- a CDS encoding 4Fe-4S dicluster domain-containing protein gives MARKKRKSEELSPSGNNFVTIYVMGEAYRVPKDLTIMKAMEYAGYRFIRGCGCRGGFCGACGTVYRTRDSYKLKVGLACQTVVEDGMYLTQIPFYPANKKDYDIKELQADTQVLVKLYPELMRCIACNSCTKICPQDIDVMGYIQAAIRGDIAKVADMSFDCIMCGLCASRCPAEIVHYNVGLLARRLYGAKIAPRAQHLAQRLEEIKAGRFEPGLDRLTKMSEAELSRLYYEERDIEPE, from the coding sequence ATGGCGAGGAAAAAAAGAAAGAGCGAGGAACTGAGCCCAAGTGGAAATAATTTTGTCACCATCTATGTGATGGGTGAGGCTTATCGGGTGCCCAAGGACTTGACAATAATGAAGGCGATGGAGTATGCCGGTTACCGGTTCATCCGCGGCTGCGGTTGCCGGGGCGGGTTCTGCGGTGCCTGCGGTACGGTTTATCGCACCCGCGACTCCTATAAACTTAAGGTTGGGCTTGCCTGTCAGACCGTTGTTGAGGATGGAATGTATCTCACCCAGATCCCGTTTTATCCGGCAAACAAGAAGGATTACGACATAAAGGAACTGCAGGCCGATACCCAGGTGCTGGTAAAACTTTATCCAGAACTGATGCGCTGCATCGCCTGCAACTCCTGCACCAAAATCTGCCCTCAGGACATTGATGTGATGGGCTATATTCAGGCGGCAATCAGGGGTGATATCGCCAAGGTGGCGGATATGTCCTTTGACTGCATTATGTGCGGTCTGTGTGCGAGCCGGTGTCCGGCAGAGATTGTCCATTACAATGTGGGGCTCTTGGCGCGGCGGCTTTACGGTGCCAAGATTGCCCCGCGCGCTCAACACCTTGCCCAGCGCCTGGAGGAGATTAAGGCGGGCAGGTTTGAACCTGGACTTGACCGGCTCACCAAGATGAGCGAAGCGGAACTCTCCCGTCTCTACTACGAGGAACGGGATATTGAACCGGAATAG